A DNA window from Streptomyces bacillaris contains the following coding sequences:
- a CDS encoding ABC transporter substrate-binding protein, which translates to MSRRSLLRALGAGAAGTVLAGCGVPAAYVEPGDRAGRDSSDTDRTLHFANWPLYIDTDDENTSKRPTLDAFTERTGISVTYTEEINDNDEFFGKISPALMNRQQTGRDLIVISDWMAARFVRLGWVQEMDRAKQPNVTKYLDPQLRSPAFDAGRLHSVPWQSGITGIAYNRKRLGREIRSTGDLWADDLRGKVTLLSGLDEAFALLMQGDGVDITRWTADDFHTMCEHIEKRVRSKHIRRFTGNDYIKDLSTGDVLACQAYSGDVIQLQADNPDIEFVVPEEGAELWAESLMIPNLARHKRNAERLVDHYYDPEIAAELATWVNYVCPVPAARDVLASSKDEETAELAEDPLIFPDDAMRKRLAIARDITAGERTDLTKKWNTIVGL; encoded by the coding sequence ATGTCCCGCCGTTCCCTGCTGCGCGCCCTCGGGGCGGGGGCCGCCGGGACCGTCCTGGCCGGCTGCGGGGTGCCCGCCGCCTACGTCGAGCCGGGCGACCGGGCCGGACGCGACAGCTCCGACACCGACCGCACCCTGCACTTCGCCAACTGGCCGCTCTACATCGACACCGACGACGAGAACACCTCGAAGCGGCCCACCCTGGACGCCTTCACCGAACGGACCGGGATCTCCGTCACGTACACGGAGGAGATCAACGACAACGACGAGTTCTTCGGGAAGATCAGCCCCGCCCTGATGAACCGCCAGCAGACCGGGCGCGACCTGATCGTCATCAGCGACTGGATGGCCGCCCGCTTCGTCCGCCTCGGCTGGGTCCAGGAGATGGACCGGGCGAAGCAGCCCAACGTCACCAAGTACCTGGACCCGCAGCTGCGTTCACCCGCCTTCGACGCGGGACGGCTGCACAGCGTCCCCTGGCAGTCCGGGATCACCGGCATCGCGTACAACCGGAAGCGGCTCGGCCGCGAGATCCGCTCCACCGGTGACCTGTGGGCGGACGACCTGCGGGGCAAGGTGACCCTGCTCTCCGGGCTCGACGAGGCGTTCGCGCTGCTGATGCAGGGCGACGGCGTCGACATCACCCGGTGGACCGCCGACGACTTCCACACCATGTGCGAGCACATCGAGAAGCGCGTCCGCTCCAAGCACATCCGCCGCTTCACCGGCAACGACTACATCAAGGACCTCTCCACCGGCGATGTGCTGGCCTGCCAGGCGTACTCCGGCGACGTCATCCAACTCCAGGCGGACAACCCGGACATCGAGTTCGTCGTCCCCGAGGAGGGGGCCGAGCTGTGGGCCGAGTCCCTGATGATCCCCAACCTCGCCCGCCACAAGCGGAACGCGGAACGGCTGGTCGACCACTACTACGACCCCGAGATCGCCGCCGAACTCGCCACCTGGGTCAACTACGTCTGCCCGGTGCCCGCCGCCCGTGACGTCCTCGCCTCCTCGAAGGACGAGGAGACCGCCGAACTCGCCGAGGACCCGCTGATCTTCCCCGACGACGCGATGCGCAAGCGGCTGGCCATTGCCCGGGACATCACCGCCGGGGAGCGGACGGACCTCACCAAGAAGTGGAACACCATCGTCGGGTTGTGA
- a CDS encoding ABC transporter ATP-binding protein, whose product MTQQQTAGGDVRLAGISKTYGSFTAVHPLDLTVPQGSFFALLGASGCGKTTTLRMIAGLEEATTGTVLLGEKDITDLPPYKRPVNTVFQSYALFPHLDIAENVAFGLRRRGIKSVRKQVDEMLDLVQLGDFARRKPHQLSGGQQQRVAVARALINHPQVLLLDEPLGALDLKLRRQMQLELKRIQTEVGITFVHVTHDQEEAMTMADTVAVMNGGRVEQLGAPADLYENPRTTFVANFLGTSNLIEGEIVSTGSDLVVAAGGGKLTLPRERCSAPTSSGDRLLLGIRPEKISLAHADDADTVAAGRNRVTGRITDSSFIGVSTQYVVESPAGTALQVYEQNIERDTRLVPGAEVVLHWNPAHTFGLDAAQDIDAGATSVEDAE is encoded by the coding sequence ATGACACAGCAGCAGACCGCCGGCGGCGATGTCCGCCTCGCCGGCATCAGCAAGACCTACGGCTCCTTCACCGCCGTGCACCCGCTCGACCTGACCGTCCCCCAGGGCTCCTTCTTCGCCCTGCTCGGCGCCTCCGGCTGCGGCAAGACCACCACCCTGCGGATGATCGCGGGGCTGGAGGAGGCCACCACCGGCACGGTGCTCCTCGGGGAGAAGGACATCACCGACCTGCCCCCGTACAAGCGGCCGGTCAACACCGTCTTCCAGAGCTACGCCCTCTTCCCGCACCTGGACATCGCCGAGAACGTGGCCTTCGGACTCCGCAGGCGCGGCATCAAGTCGGTGAGGAAGCAGGTCGACGAGATGCTCGACCTCGTCCAGCTCGGGGACTTCGCCCGCCGCAAACCGCACCAGCTCTCCGGCGGCCAGCAGCAGCGCGTCGCCGTCGCCCGCGCGCTCATCAACCACCCGCAGGTCCTGCTGCTCGACGAACCGCTCGGCGCCCTCGACCTCAAGCTCCGCCGCCAGATGCAGCTGGAGCTCAAGCGCATCCAGACCGAGGTCGGCATCACCTTCGTGCACGTCACCCACGACCAGGAGGAGGCCATGACCATGGCCGACACCGTCGCGGTGATGAACGGCGGCCGCGTCGAACAGCTCGGCGCCCCCGCCGACCTCTACGAGAACCCCCGCACCACCTTCGTCGCCAACTTCCTCGGCACCTCCAACCTCATCGAGGGCGAGATCGTCTCCACCGGGAGCGACCTGGTCGTGGCGGCCGGCGGCGGCAAGCTCACCCTGCCCCGCGAGCGATGTTCGGCCCCCACCAGCAGTGGCGACCGGCTCCTCCTCGGCATCCGGCCGGAGAAGATATCCCTCGCCCACGCGGACGACGCCGACACCGTCGCGGCGGGCCGCAACCGGGTCACCGGCCGCATCACCGACTCCAGCTTCATCGGCGTCTCCACCCAGTACGTCGTCGAGAGCCCGGCCGGAACCGCCCTCCAGGTGTACGAGCAGAACATCGAGCGCGATACGCGCCTGGTCCCCGGCGCCGAGGTGGTCCTCCACTGGAACCCGGCCCACACCTTCGGCCTCGACGCCGCCCAGGACATCGACGCGGGCGCGACGAGCGTGGAGGACGCGGAGTGA
- a CDS encoding SAM-dependent methyltransferase: MSDRRPQEAAAARIRIDVAHNARVWNYWLGGEDHYPVDRAVGDRVTGMYPGIGEVARADRAFLGRVVRHLAGDVGIDQFLDIGTGLPTADNTHEIAQHTAPHARVVYVDNDPIVLAHARVLLSGSLEGATEYVDADAHDPERILKAARHTLDLGRPVAVMMLGILNFVLDTEEARSIVRTLMAAVPAGSHLVLTHPTLELGGAGNEAAMRFWNENATPSITARSREEFASFLDGLDLLEPGIVPCSRWRTNPREPEVAQFGAVGRKP; encoded by the coding sequence GTGAGTGACCGCCGGCCGCAGGAGGCGGCCGCCGCCCGGATCCGTATCGATGTCGCGCACAACGCCCGGGTCTGGAACTACTGGCTGGGCGGCGAGGACCACTACCCGGTGGACCGGGCGGTGGGCGACCGGGTTACCGGGATGTATCCCGGCATCGGTGAAGTGGCCCGCGCCGACCGGGCGTTCCTCGGCCGGGTGGTGCGGCATCTGGCCGGGGACGTGGGCATCGACCAGTTCCTGGACATCGGCACCGGGCTGCCGACGGCCGACAACACCCATGAGATCGCCCAGCACACGGCCCCGCACGCCCGGGTGGTCTACGTCGACAACGACCCGATCGTGCTGGCCCACGCGCGGGTCCTGCTCAGCGGTTCGCTGGAGGGCGCCACCGAGTACGTGGACGCGGACGCGCACGATCCGGAGCGGATCCTGAAGGCGGCCCGGCACACCCTGGACCTGGGGCGGCCGGTCGCGGTGATGATGCTCGGCATCCTCAACTTCGTGCTGGACACCGAGGAGGCGCGGTCCATCGTCCGTACGCTGATGGCGGCGGTCCCCGCCGGCAGCCATCTGGTGCTCACCCACCCGACGCTGGAGCTGGGCGGCGCGGGCAACGAGGCGGCGATGCGCTTCTGGAACGAGAACGCCACCCCGTCGATCACCGCCCGCAGCCGGGAGGAGTTCGCCTCGTTCCTGGACGGTCTCGACCTGCTGGAGCCGGGGATCGTCCCCTGCTCCCGCTGGCGTACGAACCCGCGGGAGCCGGAGGTGGCCCAGTTCGGCGCGGTGGGCCGGAAGCCGTGA
- a CDS encoding adenosine deaminase, whose translation MTDPHPFIAGLPKAELHVHHVGSASPRIVAELAARHPDSKVPTDPEALADYFTFTDFAHFIEVYLSVVDLIRTPEDVRLLTFEVARDMARQNIRYAELTVTPFSSTRRGIPEVAFMEAIEDARKAAESELGVILRWCFDIPGEAGLQAAEETARLAVERRPEGLVSFGLGGPEIGVERPQFKPYFDRAIAEGLHSVPHAGETTGPQTVWDALTVLRAERIGHGTSSVRDPKLLEHLAEHRIALEVCPTSNIATRAVTDIELHPIREMVAAGVLVTVNSDDPPMFGTDLNNEYGVAARLLDLDEQGIAGLAKNAVEASFLDPAGKRRLAEEIDTYTANWLRGPAR comes from the coding sequence ATGACCGATCCGCACCCCTTCATCGCCGGGCTGCCCAAGGCCGAGCTGCATGTCCACCACGTGGGGTCCGCCTCACCGCGGATCGTCGCCGAGCTGGCCGCCCGCCACCCGGACTCCAAGGTGCCGACCGACCCCGAGGCGCTGGCCGACTACTTCACCTTCACCGACTTCGCCCACTTCATCGAGGTCTACCTCTCGGTGGTGGACCTGATCCGCACCCCCGAGGACGTCCGGCTGCTCACCTTCGAGGTGGCGCGGGACATGGCCCGGCAGAACATCCGGTACGCCGAGCTGACCGTGACCCCGTTCAGCTCGACCCGGCGCGGCATCCCGGAGGTGGCCTTCATGGAGGCCATCGAGGACGCCCGCAAGGCCGCCGAGTCCGAGCTGGGCGTCATCCTGCGCTGGTGCTTCGACATCCCGGGCGAGGCCGGGCTCCAGGCCGCCGAGGAGACCGCCCGGCTGGCGGTGGAGCGGCGGCCCGAGGGGCTGGTCTCCTTCGGCCTCGGCGGGCCGGAGATCGGGGTGGAGCGCCCGCAGTTCAAGCCGTACTTCGACCGGGCCATCGCCGAGGGCCTCCACTCGGTGCCGCACGCCGGGGAGACCACCGGACCGCAGACCGTCTGGGACGCGCTCACCGTGCTGCGAGCCGAGCGCATCGGCCACGGCACCAGCTCCGTCCGGGACCCCAAGCTGCTGGAGCACCTGGCCGAGCACCGGATCGCCCTGGAGGTCTGCCCGACGTCGAACATCGCCACCCGGGCGGTCACCGACATCGAGCTGCACCCGATCCGCGAGATGGTCGCGGCCGGGGTCCTGGTCACGGTCAACAGCGACGACCCGCCCATGTTCGGCACCGACCTCAACAACGAGTACGGCGTCGCCGCCCGGCTGCTGGACCTGGACGAGCAGGGCATCGCGGGCCTCGCGAAGAACGCGGTGGAGGCCTCGTTCCTGGACCCGGCCGGCAAGCGGCGGCTGGCCGAGGAGATCGACACGTACACGGCGAACTGGCTCCGGGGGCCCGCCCGCTGA
- a CDS encoding DUF4190 domain-containing protein: MSDNTEQPGGGAAPRDPWAPPDSGVELGKKDAATPPPPAVHDQQTVTSMPSAGPAPDGTGPIPTGGGFGPPPSAVPPPPIGPGGPGQAAPQPPTAGHYGYPAPPAQPYGGYPGYDAYGGHQPWGPQPSNGLGTAALVLGIISVVGFCMYGVNIVLGILALIFGIIGLGRAKRGEATNRGMAIAGIITGSVGIVLGSVLLGFIIWAVANGEDFEDGYEDDPFATSLVIEGRG, translated from the coding sequence ATGTCAGACAACACAGAGCAGCCCGGGGGCGGGGCCGCGCCGCGCGATCCGTGGGCACCGCCGGACAGCGGGGTGGAGCTGGGCAAGAAGGACGCCGCCACTCCGCCGCCGCCCGCCGTCCACGACCAGCAGACCGTGACGTCGATGCCGAGTGCGGGCCCGGCCCCGGACGGCACCGGACCGATACCGACGGGCGGTGGCTTCGGCCCGCCGCCCTCGGCCGTACCGCCGCCGCCGATCGGCCCGGGCGGCCCCGGCCAGGCGGCACCGCAGCCCCCGACCGCCGGGCACTACGGCTACCCCGCGCCCCCGGCGCAGCCGTACGGCGGCTACCCGGGGTACGACGCCTACGGCGGCCACCAGCCCTGGGGGCCGCAGCCCTCCAACGGGCTCGGCACGGCCGCGCTGGTGCTCGGCATCATCTCGGTGGTCGGCTTCTGCATGTACGGGGTGAACATCGTCCTCGGCATCCTCGCGCTGATCTTCGGCATCATCGGCCTCGGCCGGGCCAAGCGCGGCGAGGCGACCAACCGGGGCATGGCGATCGCGGGGATCATCACGGGCTCGGTCGGGATCGTGCTCGGCTCCGTGCTCCTGGGTTTCATCATCTGGGCCGTCGCCAACGGCGAGGACTTCGAGGACGGCTACGAGGACGACCCGTTCGCCACGTCGCTGGTCATCGAGGGCCGCGGATAG
- a CDS encoding gamma-aminobutyraldehyde dehydrogenase → MTTEVRRLRNYINGEFRDAADGRTIDVVSPVTEEVYATSPLSGQADVDAAMEAAAAAFPAWRDTTPAERQKALLKIADAFEERAEDLVAAESENTGKPLGLTRSEEVPPMVDQIRFFAGAARLLEGRSAGEYMEGLTSIVRREPVGVCAQVAPWNYPMMMAVWKFAPALAAGNTVVLKPSDTTPASTVLMAEIMGQFLPKGVFNVLCGDRDTGRAMVEHPTPAMASITGSVRAGIQVAESAAKDVKRVHLELGGKAPVVVFEDADIARTVAGVSEAGFFNAGQDCTAATRVLVHESIHDEFVAALAKAAADTKTGQPDDEDVAYGPLNNANQLKQVSGFIERLPAHAKVEAGGHRVGDKGYFYAPTVVSGLKQDDEIIQNEVFGPVITVQSFTDEQQAVEYANGVEYALASSVWTQNHSRAMRMSKSLDFGCVWINTHIPLVAEMPHGGFKKSGYGKDLSAYGFEDYTRIKHVMTSIED, encoded by the coding sequence ATGACCACCGAGGTGCGCCGTCTGCGCAACTACATCAACGGGGAGTTCCGGGACGCCGCGGACGGGCGGACCATCGATGTGGTCAGCCCGGTGACGGAAGAGGTCTACGCGACCTCGCCGCTCTCCGGCCAGGCCGATGTCGATGCCGCCATGGAGGCCGCCGCGGCCGCCTTCCCGGCCTGGCGCGACACCACGCCCGCCGAGCGCCAGAAGGCCCTGCTCAAGATCGCGGACGCGTTCGAGGAGCGGGCCGAGGACCTGGTCGCCGCCGAGTCGGAGAACACCGGCAAGCCGCTCGGGCTCACCCGCAGCGAAGAGGTCCCGCCGATGGTGGACCAGATCCGCTTCTTCGCGGGCGCCGCCCGGCTGCTGGAGGGCCGCTCCGCCGGTGAGTACATGGAGGGCCTGACCTCCATCGTGCGCCGCGAGCCCGTCGGCGTATGCGCGCAGGTCGCGCCGTGGAACTACCCGATGATGATGGCCGTCTGGAAGTTCGCCCCGGCGCTCGCCGCGGGCAACACCGTCGTGCTCAAGCCGTCCGACACCACCCCGGCGTCGACCGTGCTGATGGCCGAGATCATGGGCCAGTTCCTGCCGAAGGGCGTCTTCAACGTCCTGTGCGGCGACCGGGACACCGGCCGCGCGATGGTCGAGCACCCGACCCCGGCGATGGCCTCCATCACCGGTTCGGTCCGGGCCGGCATCCAGGTCGCGGAGTCCGCGGCCAAGGACGTCAAGCGCGTCCACCTGGAGCTGGGCGGCAAGGCGCCCGTCGTCGTCTTCGAGGACGCCGACATCGCCAGGACGGTCGCGGGCGTCTCCGAAGCGGGCTTCTTCAACGCGGGCCAGGACTGTACGGCCGCGACCCGCGTCCTGGTCCACGAGTCCATCCACGACGAGTTCGTCGCCGCGCTCGCCAAGGCCGCCGCCGACACGAAGACCGGGCAGCCGGACGACGAGGACGTGGCGTACGGCCCGCTCAACAACGCCAACCAGCTCAAGCAGGTCAGCGGCTTCATCGAGCGGCTCCCCGCCCACGCCAAGGTCGAGGCGGGCGGCCACCGGGTCGGTGACAAGGGCTACTTCTACGCCCCGACCGTCGTCTCCGGCCTGAAGCAGGACGACGAGATCATCCAGAACGAGGTCTTCGGCCCCGTCATCACCGTCCAGTCCTTCACCGACGAGCAGCAGGCCGTGGAGTACGCCAACGGCGTCGAGTACGCGCTCGCCTCCTCGGTCTGGACGCAGAACCACTCCCGCGCCATGCGCATGTCCAAGAGCCTCGACTTCGGCTGCGTGTGGATCAACACCCACATCCCGCTGGTCGCGGAGATGCCGCACGGCGGGTTCAAGAAGTCCGGCTACGGCAAGGACCTCTCGGCGTACGGCTTCGAGGACTACACCCGGATCAAGCACGTCATGACGTCCATCGAGGACTGA
- a CDS encoding NADAR family protein, producing the protein MGPIDELLADVAQGKRVKYLPFWGHRPRPDGRLGASCLSQWWPSPFTVDGVAYATAEHWMMAGKARLFGDAEAERAAVSATSPAAAKKAGRLVRGFDEDVWIRERFALVVEGSVHKFGQDPELAGYLLGTGDRVLVEASPLDRIWGIGLAADDERVERPREWRGLNLLGFALMAARERLRVARGAPGALVPGGQGMSDTA; encoded by the coding sequence ATGGGACCGATCGATGAGCTTCTGGCCGACGTGGCGCAGGGCAAGCGGGTGAAGTATCTGCCGTTCTGGGGTCACCGCCCGCGCCCGGACGGGCGGCTGGGAGCCAGTTGCCTGAGCCAGTGGTGGCCCTCGCCGTTCACGGTGGACGGGGTCGCGTATGCCACCGCCGAGCACTGGATGATGGCCGGGAAGGCCCGCCTCTTCGGGGACGCGGAGGCCGAGAGGGCGGCGGTGTCCGCGACGAGCCCGGCGGCGGCGAAGAAGGCCGGGCGGCTGGTGCGCGGCTTCGACGAGGACGTGTGGATACGGGAGCGGTTCGCCCTGGTCGTGGAGGGCAGCGTCCACAAGTTCGGGCAGGACCCGGAGCTGGCCGGCTATCTGCTGGGCACGGGCGACCGGGTGCTGGTGGAGGCCTCCCCGCTGGACCGCATCTGGGGCATCGGGCTGGCGGCGGACGACGAGCGGGTGGAGCGGCCGCGGGAGTGGCGGGGGCTGAATCTGCTGGGCTTCGCGCTGATGGCGGCGCGGGAGCGGCTGCGGGTGGCCCGGGGGGCGCCCGGCGCCCTCGTGCCCGGGGGTCAGGGGATGTCCGACACCGCCTGA
- a CDS encoding ABC transporter substrate-binding protein, with product MESYEPERLTPVQLAAMRRSLTNGRGALTRRSLLRASGMGALALGGIATLGACGIPPAGRAEGAAAADDHSEREKVVNFSNWTEYMDVSDDEKSRPTLAAFTERTGIKVKYTEDINDNVEFFGKIKPQLAAGQDTGRDLICVTDWLAARIIRLGWAQKLDASNLPHAFANVSAQFRSPDWDPGRAYSYPWTGIPTVIAYNAKATGGRKVDSVTQLLDDPKLKGRVSFLSEMRDTVGMTLLDQGKDPGKFTDADFDGAIGRLQKAVDKKQIRRFTGNDYTADLSKGDIAACVAWAGDIIQLQADNPDIKFTIPAAGYIISSDSLLVPAQARHKTNAEKLIDYYYEPPVAAQLAAYINYVCPVDGVREELAKIDESMASNTLILPDREMASKSRAFRSLSTEEETAYEEKFAKLIGA from the coding sequence ATGGAGAGTTACGAGCCCGAGCGCCTCACGCCGGTCCAACTGGCGGCCATGAGGCGGTCCTTGACCAACGGTAGGGGCGCCCTCACCCGCCGCTCCCTGCTGCGCGCCTCCGGCATGGGCGCCCTCGCGCTGGGCGGCATAGCCACCCTCGGCGCCTGCGGCATCCCGCCCGCCGGACGCGCCGAGGGAGCAGCCGCCGCCGACGACCACTCGGAGCGGGAGAAGGTGGTGAACTTCTCCAACTGGACCGAGTACATGGACGTCAGCGACGACGAGAAGAGCCGCCCCACCCTCGCGGCCTTCACCGAGCGGACGGGCATCAAGGTCAAGTACACCGAGGACATCAACGACAACGTCGAGTTCTTCGGGAAGATCAAACCGCAGCTCGCGGCCGGGCAGGACACCGGACGCGACCTCATCTGCGTCACCGACTGGCTGGCCGCCCGGATCATCCGGCTCGGCTGGGCCCAGAAGCTCGACGCCTCCAACCTCCCGCACGCCTTCGCCAACGTCTCCGCCCAGTTCCGCAGCCCCGACTGGGACCCCGGCCGCGCCTACTCCTACCCCTGGACAGGCATCCCCACGGTCATCGCGTACAACGCGAAGGCCACCGGCGGCCGCAAGGTCGACTCCGTCACCCAGCTCCTCGACGACCCGAAGCTCAAGGGCCGCGTCTCCTTCCTCTCCGAGATGCGCGACACCGTCGGCATGACCCTGCTCGACCAGGGCAAGGACCCGGGGAAGTTCACCGACGCCGACTTCGACGGGGCGATCGGGCGGCTCCAGAAGGCCGTCGACAAGAAGCAGATCCGCCGCTTCACCGGCAACGACTACACCGCCGACCTCAGCAAGGGCGACATCGCCGCCTGCGTCGCCTGGGCCGGGGACATCATCCAGCTCCAGGCCGACAACCCGGACATCAAGTTCACCATCCCGGCCGCCGGTTACATCATCTCCAGCGACAGCCTCCTGGTCCCCGCCCAGGCCCGGCACAAGACCAACGCCGAGAAGCTCATCGACTACTACTACGAGCCCCCGGTCGCCGCCCAGCTCGCCGCGTACATCAACTACGTCTGCCCGGTCGACGGCGTACGCGAGGAACTCGCCAAGATCGACGAGTCGATGGCCTCCAACACCCTGATCCTCCCCGACAGGGAGATGGCGTCGAAGTCCCGCGCCTTCCGCTCCCTGAGTACGGAGGAAGAGACGGCGTACGAGGAGAAGTTCGCCAAACTCATCGGCGCCTGA
- a CDS encoding gamma-aminobutyraldehyde dehydrogenase yields the protein MSNGFAVQDRFAAGAQYIGGKLLPGTSGRHHDIVNPATGASVLRYELAGTDDVDAAVAAARAAFPGWSAATPGERSEAMHRFAAVLAEQADDFAYAESLQCGKPLKLSTEFDVPGTVDNTAFFAGAARHLEGKAAAEYDGDHTSYVRREAIGVVGSIAPWNYPLQMAAWKILPAVAAGNTIVLKPAELTPLTSLMFAQAATEAGIPDGVINIITGAGKDAGEHLVGHPDVVMTSFTGSTAVGKRVAEIATATVKRLHLELGGKAPFVVFDDADLEAAVHGAVAGSLINTGQDCTAATRAYVQRPLYDAFVRDVAALMETVRLGDPFDASTDLGPLISHAQRDRVAAFVERARGYARVVTGGEAPGGELADGAYYRPTLIADAAQDSEVVQSEIFGPVLVVLPFDTDDEGIALANDTPYGLAASAWTRDLYRANRATREIQAGCVWVNDHIPILSEMPHGGYKASGFGKDMSAYSFEEYTQVKHVMYDNTAVARKDWHRTIFGDR from the coding sequence ATGAGCAACGGCTTCGCAGTTCAGGACCGCTTCGCGGCAGGTGCGCAGTACATCGGCGGCAAGCTGCTCCCGGGCACGTCCGGCCGCCACCACGACATCGTGAACCCCGCGACCGGCGCGAGCGTGCTCCGCTACGAGCTGGCGGGCACCGACGACGTGGACGCGGCCGTCGCCGCCGCCCGCGCCGCCTTCCCCGGCTGGTCGGCCGCCACCCCCGGCGAGCGCTCCGAGGCGATGCACCGGTTCGCCGCCGTCCTCGCGGAGCAGGCCGACGACTTCGCGTACGCCGAGTCCCTCCAGTGCGGCAAGCCGCTCAAGCTCTCCACCGAGTTCGACGTCCCCGGCACCGTCGACAACACCGCCTTCTTCGCGGGCGCCGCCCGCCACCTGGAGGGCAAGGCCGCCGCCGAGTACGACGGGGACCACACCTCGTACGTACGGCGTGAGGCGATCGGCGTCGTCGGCTCCATCGCCCCCTGGAACTACCCGCTCCAGATGGCCGCCTGGAAGATCCTCCCGGCCGTCGCCGCGGGCAACACCATCGTCCTCAAGCCCGCCGAGCTGACCCCGCTCACCTCGCTGATGTTCGCCCAGGCCGCCACCGAGGCCGGTATCCCCGACGGGGTCATCAACATCATCACCGGCGCGGGCAAGGACGCGGGTGAACACCTGGTGGGCCACCCGGACGTCGTGATGACCTCCTTCACCGGCTCCACCGCCGTCGGCAAGCGGGTCGCGGAGATCGCCACCGCCACCGTCAAACGCCTCCACCTGGAGCTGGGCGGCAAGGCCCCCTTCGTGGTCTTCGACGACGCCGACCTGGAGGCCGCCGTCCACGGCGCGGTCGCCGGATCGCTCATCAACACCGGCCAGGACTGCACCGCCGCCACCCGCGCCTACGTCCAGCGCCCGCTGTACGACGCCTTCGTCCGCGATGTGGCCGCCCTCATGGAGACCGTCCGGCTCGGCGACCCCTTCGACGCGTCCACCGACCTCGGCCCCCTCATCAGCCACGCCCAGCGCGACCGGGTCGCCGCCTTCGTCGAGCGCGCCCGCGGCTACGCCCGGGTCGTCACCGGCGGCGAGGCCCCCGGCGGGGAACTGGCGGACGGCGCGTACTACCGGCCGACCCTCATCGCGGACGCCGCCCAGGACAGCGAGGTCGTCCAGTCGGAGATCTTCGGCCCGGTCCTGGTCGTCCTCCCCTTCGACACCGACGACGAGGGCATCGCCCTCGCCAACGACACCCCGTACGGACTGGCCGCCTCCGCCTGGACCCGCGACCTGTACCGCGCGAACCGCGCCACCCGCGAGATCCAGGCGGGCTGTGTGTGGGTGAACGACCACATCCCGATCCTCTCCGAGATGCCGCACGGCGGATACAAGGCCAGCGGCTTCGGCAAGGACATGTCGGCGTACTCCTTCGAGGAATACACGCAGGTCAAGCACGTCATGTACGACAACACCGCGGTCGCCCGCAAGGACTGGCACCGCACGATCTTCGGGGACCGATAG
- a CDS encoding glycerophosphodiester phosphodiesterase: MADTTPRLTAVAHRGDPYRARENTLPSIRSALDRGADAVEIDVRVTRDGVPVLLHDATLERLWGHERRLDRLDFAEVRELTGGGVPTLREALEATRDHRVMVDLPGSTDASVKKIVATVLECGAGERAYYCANTDAMLRVRGADPAAEIALTWTTLAPPRPVLLEAVKPRWLNYRFGLVSRELADRVHRDGLLVSVWTADTKRTMRRLIERGVDSITTNRIGTLHKLRSNSPDFRRT, from the coding sequence ATGGCCGACACCACTCCCCGCCTCACCGCCGTGGCGCACCGCGGCGATCCGTACCGGGCCCGCGAGAACACCCTGCCCTCGATCCGCTCCGCCCTCGACCGAGGGGCGGACGCGGTCGAGATCGACGTACGGGTGACCCGCGACGGGGTGCCCGTCCTGCTCCACGACGCCACGCTGGAGCGGCTGTGGGGCCATGAACGGCGGCTGGACCGGCTGGACTTCGCCGAGGTGCGGGAGCTGACCGGCGGCGGGGTGCCGACCCTGCGCGAGGCGCTGGAGGCCACCCGGGACCACCGGGTGATGGTGGACCTGCCCGGCTCCACGGACGCCTCGGTGAAGAAGATCGTCGCCACGGTCCTGGAGTGCGGGGCGGGCGAGCGGGCGTACTACTGCGCGAACACGGACGCGATGCTGCGCGTACGGGGAGCGGACCCGGCCGCCGAGATCGCCCTGACCTGGACGACGCTCGCCCCGCCGCGTCCGGTGCTGCTGGAGGCGGTGAAGCCGCGCTGGCTGAACTACCGCTTCGGGCTGGTCAGCCGGGAACTGGCCGACCGGGTGCACCGCGACGGGCTGCTGGTCTCCGTCTGGACCGCCGACACCAAGCGCACGATGCGCCGGCTGATCGAGCGGGGCGTCGACTCGATCACCACCAACCGGATCGGCACCCTGCACAAGCTGCGCTCCAACTCCCCTGATTTCAGGCGCACTTGA